CCGCCGCGCAGTCGTCCGGCGCCGCGGGCCAGGGGTGCTCGGGCGCCAGCCGGTGCTCGACACCGACGACCACGACCCCCAGCTCCCCGGCGAGGGCCCGCTGCTGCACGTCGTCCGGGGACCCGAGGAAGAACCCGCCGCCGTGCAGGTCGAGGTGCACCCCGCGGACCGGACCGGCGGGCCGGTGGACCCGCAGCCGGACCCCCTCGGGCGTCGCCTCCACGACCGCCGGGGGGTCGGAGGGCAGGGGCGTGGGGACCGCCGCGCGGGCGGCGGCCAGTTCCCCCGGTCCGGACGGACCGCGCCGCGGGGTGCGACGGGCGTAGAACTCCCGCGACTCGGCGGCGAACTCCGCGAGGCGGGGGTCGATGAGGTGGTCGAGCCCCAGGCGCACGGTCCGACCCTAGGCCGGGAAACGCCCCCGCGGACCCGGGGCCGTCCCCTAGGTTCCCCCTGTGCTCCTCGCCGACCAGGTCGCCCTGCTCCTGCTCGACGGCCGCGGTGGCCGGCGGCTGTCCGCCCGGGCGGCGGGCACCGTCCTCGCGGGGGCGCTGCTGAGCGAACTGGTCCTGCTGCGCCGCCTCGGGGCGGACCCCGACACGGGCGTGCTGCGGGTCCGGCCCGGCCCCGCCCTCGAACCCCGGCTCGCGGCGGCCCTGGCGGCGGTGACGGACTCCGGCGGCGACACCGCCCGCAGCGTGCGCGCGCTGGCCGCCGCGGCACCGTGGGACGACGCCGTGGCGACCCTGGCGAAGACCGGCGCGCTGCGCACCGAGAAGCGGCGGCGGTTCCTGGTGCTGACGTCGGTGCGCTGGTTCCCGCGCAAGGGGTCCGTCGTGGGGCTCCAGACGCGGCTGCGGACGGCGCTGACGGCCGCCCGGAAACCGGCGAGGGCGCGGGCAGTGGACCCGGCGACCGTCAGCCTCGCCGTGCTGCTCGCCGGGACCGCTGCCCTGCGGTGGGTGGTGCCGGACCTGCCGCGCGGTCTGGACGCCGACGACGCCGCCGAGGTCCTGGCCGGGGCCCGCCGGCTGGACCCGGAGTTCCAGGGGGCGCTGGAGGACCTGGAGTCCGCGGTGTCCGTCCGCGCGGGTGCGTGGTCCTCGGACGGGGACTCCTCCGACTGGGCGTCGGGCGACGGCGGGGGGCACCACCACGGGGGGCACCACGACGGGCACCACGGGGGCTGGGACGGGGGTTCCGACGGCGGTTCCGACGGGGGCGGGGGCGACGGTGGTGGCGGGGGCGGCGGGGACTGACCCTGCGCGCGGGCGGGACCGGCCGCACGATGGCCCCACCCGTCGCCCGCTGGAGGTCGCGCCCGTGAACCCGTCCCCGAACCCGCCCGTGAACCCGTCCGTGGTCGTCTTCGACGTCAACGAGACGCTGTCGGACCTGCGTCCCCTGGCGGACCGGTTCGTCGCGGTGGGCGCCCCCGCCCACCTGGCCCCGCTGTGGTTCGCCACCGTGCTGCGCGACGGGTTCGCGCTGGCCGCCGTCGGGGACGCGCGGCCCTTCGCGCAGCTGGGGGCCGAGGCGCTGCGCAGCCTGCTGCCCGGCGCGGGGGTCGAGGCCACCGACGACGCGGTCCAGCACGTGCTGGACGGGGTGGGGCGCCTGCCGCTGCACCCCGACGTCGCCGACGGGGTCCGCGGTCTGCGCGCCGACGGGCACCGCCTGTTCACCCTCAGCAACGGTTCCGCGGAGGTCGGCGAGCGTCTGCTCACGGCCGGCGGGGTGCGCGGGCAGTTCGAGGCCGTGCTGTCCGTGGAGGCCGCCGGGGTGTGGAAACCGGCTCGCGCCGCCTACCGGTACGCCGCGCGCGTCGCCGGGGCGGCGCCGGAGGACGTGCTGCTGGTCGCGGTGCACCCGTGGGACGTGGACGGGGCGGCGCGGGCGGGGCTGCGCACGGCGTGGATCGACCGCTCCGGGGTGCCGTACCCGGCGTCGGCCACCCGCCCGGACGTGCGGGCGACCGACCTGGCGGACCTGTGCGCGCAGCTGGCCGGGTGAGGCGGGACCGTCACCCGCGCCGCGGCAGCCGCCGGTCCGCGAACCGGAACGCGGTCAGCAGCAGCACCGAGAGCACGACCACGAACCCGGTGTTGCGCAACGCCGCCCAGAACCCGAGCTCGTCGACGTCCAGGAACGGGTAGGGGTACCAGTCGACGACCGACCCCCGCACGAACGTGTACGCGATCCACGCCAGCGGCCAGACGAAGGCCCAGGCCAGCGTGCGCCCGTCGACGCGCGGGCGCGGGCCGAACACCAGCCAGCCCAGGAACGCCATGACGGGCGAGACGTAGTGGAACCCGGCGTTGATCCACCAGGCGACCCCCGTCGGGTGCAGCAGCGGCGCGAGGACCGCGCCGAACACCAGCCCCGTGACGGTGATGCCGAGCAGCGCGTCCAGGCGCAGGACCCGCCAGAACCGCCCGTCACGCACCGGGTCCAGGACGAGCGAGACCGCGGCGGCGAGGACCAGCAGGTTGGACTGGACGGTGAAGTAGCTGACGAACCGGACGAAGGCCGTCGTCCGGGAGGTGCCCGACTCCCCCGAGTTCACGTCCGCACCCGCACCGAGCAGGACGACGGTCTGGGTGACGAGGCTCGCCAGGACGACGAGGACGAGGACGGCGTGCCAGGCCCGGGAGACGGCGGGTGATCTCACCCGGCCATCCTGCCCGGCGGGGTTGGTCATCGTTGCCTGATCACCAGCCCAGGAGGCCGGCCACCTCCCCGGTCGTGAGGTCGAGCACCTGGCTGTGGGACGCCCCCTCGGGCGTCACGACCTCGACGGTGCGCTGCTCGGGGTCGACGAGCCACACCTCGCGCACGCCGCGTGCGAGGTAGAACGGCACCTTGGCGCGGCTGGCGTCGTCCGGGGAGACGATCTCCACGACGATCGTGGCGGTGGGGACGTAGAGCTGCAGCTCGGCGTCGACCGGGACGAACGCGAGGTCGGGGACGCGGAAGTCGTTCTCGACGCCGAGGTTGAACTCGGCCAGTCCTTCCAAGCCCCTCTGCGCGGCGCGTCCGTGGAGGGCGACGACGAGGCGGATCGCGAGCCGGGCGTGGCTGGCGTGGGCGTGCGGTGTCACGTGGTAGATCCCGTCCCAGATCTCGTCGCGCTTGTCCAGACCCAGCGCGCGGCGGCGCTCCAGCCAGTCGTCGAGCGCCCCTCCGTGGGCGACGAACGTCGTGGGCGCGGTCATGCCCGCATCCTCTCAGCCCGGAGGCAGGTCGTCACCGCGTGACGGCCCTGTCCACAGCCCGCCGGCAAACCGGTTTCCCGTGTCGGAGCCGGCTCCTAGGGTCGGCCCCGTGACCACGTTGACCGACCGCCCCGCCACCGCCCTGCTCGTCGTCGACGTCCAGCGCGACGTCATGGCCGTCGGCGTCGACGCCGAGCGCGTCGTCGCCACCGTCGCCGGGCTCGTGGACCGCGCCCGCGCGGCGGGCACCCCGGTGGTGTGGGTGCAGCACTCCGGCGACGGGCTGCCGCGGGGCAGCGAGGGCTGGGAGTACGTGCCCGAGCTGGTGCGCGAGGAGTCCGAACCGCTGGTGCACAAGCTCTACGGCGACTCCTTCGAGGCGACGGACCTGGAGGCGGTGCTGGCCGGGCGGGGCGTGGGCCGCCTCGTGGTGGCGGGTGCGCAGTCCGACCAGTGCATCCGCTCGACGCTGCACGGGGCGTTCACCCGCGGCTACGACGTGACGCTCGTGGGCGACGCGCACACCACGGAGGACCTCACGTCCTACGGCGCTCCCGACCCGGAGCTGGTGATCGCGCACACGAACCTGTACTGGAGCCACCAGGCGGCGCCGGGCCGCACGGCCGCCGTGCTGACGGCCGCCGAGGTCGAGTTCGCGTGAGGGTCCAACCGGAGACCGCCGCCGACCACGACGCCGTCCGGGCCGTGCACCGGGCGGCGTTCGGGGCCGAGGGGGAGAAGGTCGCGACGCTGGCCGACCGGCTGCGCGCGAGCGGCGCGGTCTCGCTCGTGGCGGAGGTGGACGGGTCCGTCGTCGGTCACGTGGTGGTGGGGCGGAACCTGCTGGACGCGCCGCCGCAGCTGGTCGACGTGGGCGTGCTGTCGCCGCTGGGGGTCCTGCCGGGGTTCCAGCGCCAGGGGATCGGGACGGCGCTGGTGGCAGCGGCCCGGGAGGCGGCGGCCGGGCAGGGCTAGCCCGCGCTGTTCCTCGAGGGCGACCCGGCGTACTACGGACGGCTCGGGTTCCGCCCGGGCGGCGAGCTCGGGTTCCGGCGGCCGTCGCTGCGGATCCCCGCACCGACGTTCCAGGTGGTCCTGCTGGACGGGTACGAGGACTGGATGACGGGCACGCTCGTCTACGACCGGGTGTTCTGGGACCTGGACGCGGTGGGGTTGCGCTGAGGGGTCAGGCGGCCGCGAGCCGGTCGCGGCCGGCGCGCTTCGCCGCGTACAGGGCGGCGTCGGCCCGCGCGTAGAGGTCCTGGGCGCGGTCGGTGGCCGCCTCGGCGAGCCCGGCGCTGATGGACAGCGGGACGAGCGTGCCGTCGGGCAACCGCAACGGGTTCTCCCGCACCGCGTCGACGAACTGCTGGGCCCGGTAGGAGGCGATGTCCAGCGGGCAGTCGACCATGAGGACGGCCAGTTCGTCGCCCCCCATGCGCGCGACGACGTCCCGGTCCCGGCACCGCGCGGTCAGCAGGTCGGCGACGTGCGTGAGGGCCGCGTCGCCGCCGAGGTGGCCGTGGGTGTCGTTGATCGTCTTGAACCGGTCGAGGTCGATGATCACCAGGCAGACCCGGCCGCCCGCGACGGCGCGGTCGGTGGCGGCGTCCAGGACGCGACGGGTCGACAACCCGGTGAGGGCGTCGACGCCGGCCTGCTCGCGCAGACGCTCCACGAGGCGTTCCTGGTTCGTGCCCGCCCGGGACAGCACCCCGCAGATCAGCACCAGCAGGACCGCCACGTAGGCGAAGTCGGTCACGGCCCGTTCCGGTTCCAGGAACCGCCCGACGACGACCGCCTCGCCCACGAGCGTCGCGGACGTCACGACGAGCGCACCGCCGACCCGCAGCTGGGCGGCGGCCCAGATGACGGGGGCGATGAAGAAGACCTGGCCGGTGACCCCGGCGTCGGCGCTGAGCAGGTCCAGCCAGACGATGGTGGCGACGCCGGTCAGCGGGGCCAACCCCACGAACGGGGCGACGCGGTCGGCGGGCGAGCGCAGCAGCAGGGCCGTGCCGAGCGTGAGCACGGCGAACGCCACGACGTTGTGGGTGTGCAGCCGCCCGTCGGCGAGCACCCCGGCGCCGAGGTTGGTGACGATCGTGGCCATGAGGGCGACGGCGGCCCACACGCGCGCCGACCGGGGGTTGCGGGCGCTGAGGGACCGCACGACGGCGGTCCGGTCGGGGAGGCGCGCGGGACGGGGCACGGTTCCGCATCGGCAGGAGCGGTCGCCGTGCGGAGGGGGACTACCTCGTACGGCCCAGCGGAAGCACCCGCCACGGACGGGTGTTGCCGTGTCCATGAGCACTCGTGAGCACAGGGTCCCTGGGCCCGACCACCCGATCACGATCACCCCGACGGACGGGGAGGTCGTCGTCCGCGTCGGCGGGGACGTCGTCGCCCGCTCCACGTCGACGCTGACGCTGCAGGAGTCGACCTACCCGGCCGTGCAGTACGTGCCGCTGGCCGACGTCGACGCGCGCTTCCTGGAGCCCACCGCG
The sequence above is drawn from the Kineococcus rhizosphaerae genome and encodes:
- a CDS encoding GOLPH3/VPS74 family protein encodes the protein MLLADQVALLLLDGRGGRRLSARAAGTVLAGALLSELVLLRRLGADPDTGVLRVRPGPALEPRLAAALAAVTDSGGDTARSVRALAAAAPWDDAVATLAKTGALRTEKRRRFLVLTSVRWFPRKGSVVGLQTRLRTALTAARKPARARAVDPATVSLAVLLAGTAALRWVVPDLPRGLDADDAAEVLAGARRLDPEFQGALEDLESAVSVRAGAWSSDGDSSDWASGDGGGHHHGGHHDGHHGGWDGGSDGGSDGGGGDGGGGGGGD
- a CDS encoding GNAT family N-acetyltransferase — encoded protein: MRVQPETAADHDAVRAVHRAAFGAEGEKVATLADRLRASGAVSLVAEVDGSVVGHVVVGRNLLDAPPQLVDVGVLSPLGVLPGFQRQGIGTALVAAAREAAAGQG
- a CDS encoding haloacid dehalogenase type II: MNPSPNPPVNPSVVVFDVNETLSDLRPLADRFVAVGAPAHLAPLWFATVLRDGFALAAVGDARPFAQLGAEALRSLLPGAGVEATDDAVQHVLDGVGRLPLHPDVADGVRGLRADGHRLFTLSNGSAEVGERLLTAGGVRGQFEAVLSVEAAGVWKPARAAYRYAARVAGAAPEDVLLVAVHPWDVDGAARAGLRTAWIDRSGVPYPASATRPDVRATDLADLCAQLAG
- a CDS encoding isochorismatase family protein translates to MTTLTDRPATALLVVDVQRDVMAVGVDAERVVATVAGLVDRARAAGTPVVWVQHSGDGLPRGSEGWEYVPELVREESEPLVHKLYGDSFEATDLEAVLAGRGVGRLVVAGAQSDQCIRSTLHGAFTRGYDVTLVGDAHTTEDLTSYGAPDPELVIAHTNLYWSHQAAPGRTAAVLTAAEVEFA
- a CDS encoding Uma2 family endonuclease, which codes for MTAPTTFVAHGGALDDWLERRRALGLDKRDEIWDGIYHVTPHAHASHARLAIRLVVALHGRAAQRGLEGLAEFNLGVENDFRVPDLAFVPVDAELQLYVPTATIVVEIVSPDDASRAKVPFYLARGVREVWLVDPEQRTVEVVTPEGASHSQVLDLTTGEVAGLLGW
- a CDS encoding Pr6Pr family membrane protein is translated as MRSPAVSRAWHAVLVLVVLASLVTQTVVLLGAGADVNSGESGTSRTTAFVRFVSYFTVQSNLLVLAAAVSLVLDPVRDGRFWRVLRLDALLGITVTGLVFGAVLAPLLHPTGVAWWINAGFHYVSPVMAFLGWLVFGPRPRVDGRTLAWAFVWPLAWIAYTFVRGSVVDWYPYPFLDVDELGFWAALRNTGFVVVLSVLLLTAFRFADRRLPRRG
- a CDS encoding DUF427 domain-containing protein, which produces MSTREHRVPGPDHPITITPTDGEVVVRVGGDVVARSTSTLTLQESTYPAVQYVPLADVDARFLEPTATRTWCPYKGEASYWTLTAGGTEQPDAVWGYPDASPAVARIAGHVAFYPDRVDLTVG
- a CDS encoding GGDEF domain-containing protein, translated to MPRPARLPDRTAVVRSLSARNPRSARVWAAVALMATIVTNLGAGVLADGRLHTHNVVAFAVLTLGTALLLRSPADRVAPFVGLAPLTGVATIVWLDLLSADAGVTGQVFFIAPVIWAAAQLRVGGALVVTSATLVGEAVVVGRFLEPERAVTDFAYVAVLLVLICGVLSRAGTNQERLVERLREQAGVDALTGLSTRRVLDAATDRAVAGGRVCLVIIDLDRFKTINDTHGHLGGDAALTHVADLLTARCRDRDVVARMGGDELAVLMVDCPLDIASYRAQQFVDAVRENPLRLPDGTLVPLSISAGLAEAATDRAQDLYARADAALYAAKRAGRDRLAAA